Within the Rosa rugosa chromosome 2, drRosRugo1.1, whole genome shotgun sequence genome, the region TAATAGGTGCATAATAAATGTGGAGGTGTTATGGGAGGAGAGGAAATCAAGTTTTTATTATGGGTAATTTAGGTTCATATTTTCATAATTTATGTTTTCTTACGGAAATGGAAATGAACAttcataattattatttttgcaTATTGAGCCACACAATTCCAACACATTCCCCGCATCTAGGTTTTTATTCATTTGGGTTACTAGGGTCGACTTTTAGCAAGAAATTTGCCAAGTTATTTTACTAATTTGTTAACTGTTGGAAAGGTGAAAAGTACGTTTAGAAAACTCATCAAAATGTCAAAACCCAAAAGTTCCTAGTCTATATAAAAAAGAACTAACAAGACCCCCCACAATTCAGGGTCCCTGGTCACTGGTCAGACAATTCGACGGTGCACAATCGTCCCTACAgctagtttcttttttttttttctccaaccCATGTGGCATGTGATCAAGGCGGCTTTTTGCTTTCCCTTGACCAAATCGCCACCCACACCAAAGACCCCCCAATAAAATAATcccccaacaaaaaaaaaaaaatcaaagcgtgcttttttttttttttcctcacgcAACTCTCGCGTTCCAGCACACCCAAGGGCCCCACCTCCGCTTACGTGTCGTGCTCTCACGGTATAAAGCGCTTCGAATATTCTCTCGTTCTCTTCACACGTGGCTGAATTTTCTTGCGCGCCAAGTCGCGAGCAAATCTGGAAGCCTGGAACCAACCCTCCTCGCATTTAACACACACTCCAACCTCTTCGGATTCTTTCCCCTTCCGTATAAATTTGGacccctcctctctctctccttttctccATCACACAACCGCATAAATTCGCACGCAAATTCTTACGCAACcgccgctctctctctctctctctctcgtgccGCCGCCTCTGTTACGTTTTTGCTCGCTGTGATTTTCTCTCGGTGCAGATCTGAATAAGCGCCGGAAATGAAAGATTTCGGAATCGTCCAGAAGATTTCTAGACCTTTCCGTGCCAACCCTAGGCTCTCCAATATTCTCCTCGTCGTCGCCGTCAGGTActactctttctctctttttcttcttcttcttcatgccgttacagattttttttttttttttggttctagCATTGTTAATTATTGCAATGAAATAAGGCCGAGTTTGTTTAGATTTTTTGTTCGGACCGTTGAGTTTGTGATATATTGCGTCTCCATGCCGAAGACTATGTGCTCTGTTTTTCTTCCGATTTTGTTGGAAGTCTCTGGAATCTGTTAGATCTCTGTAGAAAATTGCACCTCAAACTTTAAAATTTGATGAagtttcttttattattttcttgacTCTGCAATTTTACGCGTCTAAAATGGAATATACTTTATGAGATTCTGTTCTTGTGGTTTAGCTCTGTTTAATTGCGTTTTCGTGCTGAAAAATGTGTTCTCTGCTttgttccaatttttttttggaagtttcAATTAGATCTTTTGGAGTTAAAAATCTGAGGAAATCTGGTATAGTTTCAAATTTGTGAGCATGTgaaaaaattggaaagttcTTGAATCattccaattttgttgcaagTCTATGGAAATAATCAGATCTGTCGGATTTATTTCATGCTCAGTTGCTTATAGAACATTTAATGTGTAATTTTAAATGCAAGGGTTTGAAATTCATAGACTAAAATCAATGTGAGATATAGAGTTGCAATGATCTGCCACTTTAATGGCGGTCATGTCACCATGCTCAgatttctgcagtttctgccAAGCAAACCCCCTCATTTTGCGCTTTGTCATGTATGATATATACATGCCATGATTGGTGATTATATGTTGGCTTATGTCTATTGCTTTGAGTTGCAGTGGCGGCGGCTATGTGGCTTATGCTCAGGCGAACTCTGACTCTGACCTGATCAGTAGTAGTGCACCTGATGTGGAAAGAAAGAAGGTGGTTGTACTTGGAACTGGGTGGGCAGGAACATCTTTCTTAAGGAGTCTGAAAAATTCTTCATATGATGTTCATGTTGTATCTCCTAGGAATTACTTTGCGTTCACCCCTTTACTACCAAGTGTTACCTGTGGTACCGTGGAGCCTCGGAGCATTGTTGAACCAATTCGTAACATTGTCAGAAAGGTAAATCACAGTGAGATAATATAAGCTGTTGTATATCTGTGTCTGTTTTCTGGTAAACATTTTTGCTTATTATTTATTAAACTGTTATCAGTCTCTGGTTGATTACATGCCAGCAATCTTTTGATTAGACAATTGTGCATGCTGAAACTTGAAGTTATATTAACCTGGAAATTAGGTTCATATCCCTGCAGATAAAGTCTctattaatttttatgattgCAATGCCATTTTGTGCCAGAATTCAATTACTTGTCATTTAACTTCCTTTTTTTGACGTTTTTATACAGAAAAAGATTGGCTTTCAATTCACTGAAGCTGAGTGTCTCAAGATTGatgcaaaagagaagaaagtctATTGCCGATCTAATCTAGAGAATGGGGAAAAAGAATTTGTTGTGGACTATGACTACCTTGTAATATCTGTGGGAGCAAATGTTAATACATTCAATACTCCTGGTGTGATGGAGAACTGCCATTTCTTGAAGGTGATGTCCTTGGCAACCTTTATATTCATGTCTTGCAATACTGTAAAATTGTCTCGTTTGGAATGAGGTTTCTCAGGTGGTGGGAATCAATGTATGCATCTTTGTTACTAACTCATCTTTGAGATTCTTGCTTCATGCAGGAAGTAGAAGATGCCCAGAAGATACGAAAAACTGTTATTGAATGCTTTGAAAAGGCTAGCCTGCCAACTGTAAGTGATGAGGAGAAGGAGAGAATTCTTCATTTTGCCGTTGTTGGAGGTGGCCCAACTGGTGTGGAGTTTGCTGCAGAACTTCATGACTATGTGAATGAAGACTTGGTCAAATTATATCCTGGGGTAAAAGATAAAGTTAAAATAACACTTCTCGAGGCCGGAAATCACATTCTGAGTATGTAAGTAGAGAATCTGACTTAGAACTGTTGAAAGGACAGGTATTTTTCTATTACCGCGGAAGCTTACTCATTGAAGTTCTCATGTTTTTTGCAGGTTTGATAAAAGAATCACGGAGTTTGCTGAAGAAAAATTTCGCAGAGAGGGTATTAATGTAAAAACTGGAGCAATGGTTACCAAAGTAGATGATAAACAAATCACTACCAAAGAAATGAAAACTGGGGAAATTTCCACCATGCCATATGGAATGGCTCTCTGGTCAACTGGTATTGGAACGCGGCCTTTCATAAGGGATTTCATGAATCAAATTGGTCAGGTGCGGTCTTCTAAACCTCTGAAATCTCATTGTTGCATTGTGTCTATGAAGTTTACAACTGTAATGATTAATGAAGAACCTTTTAACAGGCTAATAGACGTGTTCTAGCAACTGATGAATGGTTACGAGTGGAGGGATGTGACAAAGTCTATGCACTTGGTGATTGTGCCACAATCAATCAGCGAAAAGTCCTGGTAACTACCCTTCTTACTTCTCAACCTAAACTTTATACCAATGTCTCTGGAAACAAAATATCAGCACTACTCCTAGTTTTCCCTTCGAGGATAACTTGTGAGTGGAGCAGTCAGCTAGAATCAGTTTAGAGACACAGTTCTCATTGACGTGAAATAATGACAACCAAACTTTACAAAAACCTGTTATGCATCCATGTTTTCATATAACCAAATATGCATCTAGTACTTTGATTTGCTTTTAGTAGTTACTACTAAGTCCACACATTATCAATTACATTGGAATGTTCCTTTTGATTCAACGTATCACTAATCTCTCTACTTGTTTTTCTTATTCCTATTGGCTTTATAGGAAGATATCTCTGCCATATTCAGTAAGGCAGACAAGGACAAATCAGGAACACTTACAGTTCAGGAATGGAAAGAAGTCATCAATGACATTTGTGAAAGATATCCTCAAGTGGAGCTTTATTTGAAGAACATGCAGATGCGCGATATTGTTGATCTTTTGAAGGAAACAAAGGGCGCTAGTGCAACCAAATCAGCGGAGCTGAACATTGAAGATTTCAAAATAGCTCTTTCTAAAGTGGATTCCCAGATGAAAATGCTTCCAGCTACAGCCCAGGTATTGATCTATTCATGAACATGTGGATATTATTGAGGGCATGCCAAGGTATTTATTTGCTTGTTAAATGAAATGTCAGGTTGCAGCTCAAGAAGGTGCCTACCTTGCCAGTTGTTTCAACCGTATGGAAAAGTGTGAGAAATATCCAGAAGGTCCTCTCAGGTTTCGAGGAGAAGGTCGCCATCGGTTCCATCCCTTCAGGTACAAGTCAATCTGTGTTTCTTTTGTGCATGTGTGTCTCTTTTTCTGGAATCATTCTTTGGAATTAGATGAGACCCAATTTAGGTTCAGTAAGCTTTTCATCCTTGTAACAAAAACCCTTGGATCTTTGATACCTACATTGACACTTCATTCAGGGTTTAAATTTTGTGCTTGTAGTGCTGTTTTCAATAATTCTAAGTCATGCAGGCTAGCTATAATGTGCTAATATGCCATTGATTATTCTTGAAAGGTACAAGCATCTTGGTCAATTTGCTCCTTTGGGAGGTGAGCAAACTGCTGCACAACTCCCTGTTCTTCCCGGTGATGGGGTGTCAATTGGCTACAGTTCCCAGTGGCTTTGGTATTCTGTTTATGCAAGGTATATAACCACCTCTTTGATCTCTTTGAGGTTTAGTTGAAATGTCCATGATTTTGATGTTTCTCTTGCTTCCTCTTCAACTTTCAGCAAACAAGTTAGCTGGCGCAACAGGGGAATGGTCATTTCAGACTGGGTAAGGCGTTTCATTTTCGGAAGGGATTCTAGTCAGATTTGAGGGGAGACATCATCTTGACTATACGGTTCACACATTTACCACAATTTTGGCAATAAACAAGTTTTTGTTGAACGTGGAATTAAAAGTAGTGATCTCTTGTTGAAACCCAACAAGTCTGACCAGTTCTGCTTTTGATGAACAACATTCCGTAGGGATTATTACAAGGTCCCCAATTTTGCTGAATGTAGTCTATTCACACCCGTTCTTTATAGTCCTATCGGAGACA harbors:
- the LOC133729733 gene encoding external alternative NAD(P)H-ubiquinone oxidoreductase B2, mitochondrial-like is translated as MKDFGIVQKISRPFRANPRLSNILLVVAVSGGGYVAYAQANSDSDLISSSAPDVERKKVVVLGTGWAGTSFLRSLKNSSYDVHVVSPRNYFAFTPLLPSVTCGTVEPRSIVEPIRNIVRKKKIGFQFTEAECLKIDAKEKKVYCRSNLENGEKEFVVDYDYLVISVGANVNTFNTPGVMENCHFLKEVEDAQKIRKTVIECFEKASLPTVSDEEKERILHFAVVGGGPTGVEFAAELHDYVNEDLVKLYPGVKDKVKITLLEAGNHILSMFDKRITEFAEEKFRREGINVKTGAMVTKVDDKQITTKEMKTGEISTMPYGMALWSTGIGTRPFIRDFMNQIGQANRRVLATDEWLRVEGCDKVYALGDCATINQRKVLEDISAIFSKADKDKSGTLTVQEWKEVINDICERYPQVELYLKNMQMRDIVDLLKETKGASATKSAELNIEDFKIALSKVDSQMKMLPATAQVAAQEGAYLASCFNRMEKCEKYPEGPLRFRGEGRHRFHPFRYKHLGQFAPLGGEQTAAQLPVLPGDGVSIGYSSQWLWYSVYASKQVSWRNRGMVISDWVRRFIFGRDSSQI